CTATTTGGTGTGAATCTTGCAATCAAGGAATTCACATCTCTAGAATACATGCTCCGCTATATGAGGAAATTATTCCTTTCTGCGCGGTGAATACGGACATAATTCCCAATTACAAATTAATAACAAAACGAATTTTCTGAGTTTTATTCTAAAGGTAACTTCAAAAACACGACTATAATAGGAAAAGGAACTGACTCGTTTTTATTATAATCAACAACCAAAACGGAGCCGCGAGGGCTCCGTTTTCTGATTCATTCGGAATATCTTCTATTCCTCGATTAAAGCCCGAGACTTAAAAGGCGTTATAATCGTTGAAATAAGCTGCAGCGTCGTGGAGCGGTATCGGAAGAGTCCGTTCTTCGATTGCAATTAAACCAGTGCAGCCCGTTGGTGCTGTCAATTCCGACGCGCTTAATCTCAAAAAGGTTGGGGTAGTACTGGACTTTACAAAATGGGGCAAAATTTTAGCCGACCCAAAATTTCCGTTCAGAGTATTGACTTGGAGTTAGCTCCAGATTGTAAACTCGACTATAGGAAACCGGGTTCAAAGGGGAGGAGAAGATGTGACAAAGTTTCCACACTTCATTAATGGGTGCGATGAGCAGGGATTAAACTGCACATGAATGAAAATACCAATAGAAGGTGAGGAACGGTCATATGGAGTATGTGAAACTGGGAAATACCGGCTTGGACGTGTCCCGGCTTTGTCTGGGCTGCATGAGCTTTGGCGTAGCGGAACGGTGGACTCACCCATGGGTGCTTGATGAAGAACGCAGTCGTCCAATTATCAAAAGAGCTCTGGAATTGGGAATCAATTTTTTTGATACGGCGAACGTATACTCGGACGGAACTAGCGAGGAAATCGTTGGAAGGGCTCTGAAGGATTATGCGAGTCGCGATGAAATTGTCCTTGCGACAAAGGTTTATTTCCGGATGCATCAAGGTCCCAATGGCGCCGGACTGTCGCGAAAAGCGATCATGAGTGAAATGGACAAAAGCCTTAAGAGATTGGGAACCGACTATGTGGATCTTTATCAGATCCATCGCTGGGACTACCACACTCCGATCGAAGAAACGATGGAGGCCTTGCACGATGTGGTGAAAGCCGGGAAGGCAAGATACATCGGAGCTTCCGCCATGTTCGCATGGCAGTTTCTGAAGGCGCTGCATGCAGCCGAGAAACATGGATGGACCCGCTTCGTATCGATGCAGAATCATTACAATCTCATATACCGCGAGGAAGAAAGAGAAATGCTGCCGCTGTGTATGGAGGAAAAAATCGGCGTGATTCCGTATAGCCCTCTCGCATCGGGAAGATTGACCCGCGATTGGTCGGAAACAACCCATCGTTCCGAAACGGATCAAGTTCAGAAATCCAAATATGATGCAATGGCAAATACGGATCGATTGATAGTGGAGCGGGTTGCGGCAATAGCGGAAAAACACGGCGTTCCCCGCGCTCAAATTGCGCTTGCCTGGCTGCTGCAGAAAGAGCCGGTTACTGCTCCTATTATCGGTGCCACGAAAATGTCTCATCTTGAGGATGCGGCAGCTGCACTTACGATTAAGTTAACACCCGAAGAAATGGCTTCGCTGGAAGAGCCGTATGTTCCTCATCCGGTAGTCGGCCCTATTTCGATGCGTTGACAGCTTAATATAGCAAAAGCCAAGAACGCCTTATCATTCAGATAGGCGTTTTTGTTCTGCAATCAAAAAACTATGGCGGTGCAGAGTGTTTTCGCACGAATTTTTTTCCTGACGTTCATATTGCGTTCAAATTACTCCGATATTATGAAAATGGATACTTGTATCCAGTAAAGACTTTTTCTTTTATCATTTTTCGGGGGAAATGCGATGAATAAAATATTGGTTGTCGACGACGATCCGTTTATCCGGCAGCTCATCAGACTTACATTGAGAAACGAGGATATGCGCATTTTGGATAGCGAGAACGGGAGGGAAGCGCTGGAAACGTTGGAACGAACGAACGTGGACATGGTCATTCTCGATATCATGATGCCTTATATGGACGGTTGGGAGCTGTGCAAGGAGCTGCGTCTCCGTTATCCGGAGCTGCCGCTGCTGATGGTCACGGCCAAGGGCGAATCGGCGCATAAAATCAAAGGTTTTCAGCTCGGAACCGACGATTATGTGGTGAAGCCGTTCGACCCCATGGAGCTGGCGATGCGCGTTAAAGCTCTGCTTAAAAGGTACAAAATCCATTTTTCGCAAACGGTTCAGGCCGGCAGGCTGGAATTGAACCGGAAAAGCTATGAAGTTGCGGAGAACGGCAATTCCCATAAGCTCCCACCTAAAGAGTTCGAGCTTCTGTACAAGCTGGCCGGTTATCCGAACCAGGTGTTCACCCGGCATCAGCTCCTGGAGCAGATCTGGGGCATGGACTATCAGGGGGACGAACGGACGGTGGACGTACATATCAAAAGAATCCGCGAGCGGTTCCCGGCTCAGACGGCGGGATTTGAGATCGCCACTGTCCGGGGGCTCGGATATAAGCTGGAGCCGAAGCCATGATCCGGTCCCTTTATTTACGGGTGGCGCTTACTTTTTTGCTGGCCGTTATACTCGGGTTAACCGTCGCTTTTTTTACAACGAATTACATGTTCGGAGACCGGTTCGAGACGATGATGCAAAACAACCTCGATAAGGCGGCTCAGGATATATCATCCACTTTGGTGTCCATGACCATGAAGGAAGCTGATTCCTATCTGCGCAGTCGGCGCTGGCTCGAAGGGTATTATATTACTCTTTATGACATGTCGGGCAACAAAACGGGCTATGGATCGCGGCCGAACCAGGGCGAAATTAACAACGAAGCGGTACGCCAGGTACTCGGCGGACAAATCGTACGTGATTTTTCCCGAGGACCGATTAAGCAATTCGTAGGTTATCCGCTGTCTCTGAAGGAGGGCAGTTATGCCATTTTTGTACAGCTGAACAAACCGAAGCTGCCGGACAGCTTTACGCAGATACTACTGTCTGTCCTCACGGTTACGCTTATCATCGGCAGTCTGTTCGTGCTTGTTGCGGCACGTTACCTCGTTTTGCCGCTCAGGCTGATGACGTTGGCTGCCAGGCGCATCTCGGGCGGCAATTTTGACGTGAAGCTCCGATGGCTTAAGCGGAAGGACGAAATCGGCGAGCTGGCGCGCAGCTTCAGCCATATGGCCGGAGAACTGAAGCAGCTGGAGCAGATGAGGCAGGATTTTGTCTCCGGCGTATCGCACGAGATTCAGTCGCCGCTGACATCCATTGCAGGTTTTTCCAAGCTAATCCGCTATCACGATTTGCAGGGGGAGGAACGCGATCAATATTTGCAGATCATCCAGACGGAAGCGGAGCGGATGTCCAGAATGAGCGAAAATTTACTGAAGCTCGCTTCCCTCGATTCGGAGCATCATCCGTTTCATGCGGAGCCCTACCGGCTGGACGAGCAGATCCGGAAAATCATTCTTGCCCAAGAGCCGGAGTGGTCAGGCAAGGAGTTGGAGCTGTTTCTGACGCTGCCGCCGGCCATCATCAAGGCGGATGAAGATCAAATGAGCCAGGTTTGGATCAATTTGCTGCATAACGCGATCAAATTTACTCCACCGGGCGGGGCGATTCATATTTCGCTGGAGCTGCTGCTCGATTCGGTGCAGATCGGCATCAGCGATACGGGCATCGGCATTGCCGAAGACGAGCTTCCGCGTATTTTTGACCGGTTTTACAAATCGGACCAGTCCCGCCAGCGCGGCGCCGGAGGAAACGGGCTTGGGCTTGCCATCGTGCGGAAAATCGTCGATCTGCATGGCGGCACGATTACCGTAAAAAGCGATCTCGGGCAAGGCACCGTATTTCGAGTGACCTTGCCGAGCGGACTTTAGCCGCATACGTTATCGGAGATGGCACCTGCCATCTCCGTTTTTTTAGCACCTGCGCCGGATCGTCAAAAAACGAGTCCACCGGAACCTTTCGCGGTTCAAAAGCGTTGTATTTATATAATTGTATGAAACTGGAATTCAGTGCTGTGATAATGCAAAAGCCGAGTCTTCGCTTTTTGGAGGGAACATGCGATGAAACAAAGATTCAAGTCCATTCTTAGTAAGAAGAAACAAAACGGCGCCGCGCTTTTATGTGCTGTTATCCTCACTCTTGGCGTTTTAGCCGTCTGCACGAACGTTACGAACGGCAGCGGCGCAGCCATTAAACCCGGTACGATTTATTCCAGCCTCGACGGGAAGCAAGTCGTCTCGTTTGATGCAGGTAATTCGTATTCGATTAATGCGGAGGGCATTGTTTCCGTCTCGTACCGGAATGGAGAAGTTACCGCGCAAACACCGTTAAAATTGGATATGACCCGAAATGAAACGGATCGGGGAATAAGCGAAGGCGGCTTTTTCATCTCCGAGGATAAAACGGCTATCGTGTATAATCCGGCCCTGACAAATTATCGCCGCTGCATGTTCTGATCAGTGATGACGCGGGCAAAACGTGGAACGATTATATCGTTCAAGGCGCAAAGGGAAACGAGTTATTCATCGGCTTCACGTCGAAAAATGAAGGCTGGATGGTCAGCGGCCACTCCCGCGGCGTAGGAAGTGCGTTGAATGATGTATTCCAGACCTCCGATGGCGGGAAGACATGGGTGGAGGTAGGCAACCCAAATGAGGTTTATTCGGAACATCTGACGGGCGTAGGTTATTCCAACAAGGATGTCGGCTTTTTTGGCTTCCGCTACTATCGGGATGCCGGGCCTGAAATCTACTCAACCAAAAATCGGGGCAAATCATGGGAAAAACTCGCCGTCACGCTTCCGGAAAAGTTCAACGAGGATTATAATAAGACACCTCTTTCCCCTGTTTTCAACGGAAAAGAAGGACTTTATCCCATTCTGCTGACGAAGCGCGAAGACGGCCAAGCCGTAGGAACCATCTGTCTTTCCAGCATAGACGGAGGATTGACGTGGGTATATGACGAGAAGTATGATAAGCTGCAAAATAAGTAAACAGGCAGAAGATGTCGTTTTCTAAACATAAACCTCTTCACTACAACCTCTCCAGGTTTCGGGAGAGGTTTTTTCGTGGTTATTTTCGGAAATATTCACATGAAGTTCACACAGCCATATTATTCTAGCTTGGTGAGTGGAGGCCGACTCCGAGAGAAAAAGAAAGGAATGGAGGAGAACGCAGGAATGACTCGAATGACCCTATTTTCCATGAAAAATGTGTCCGCCCTGTTCATCATTATGCTGCTGTTGTTCGGCAGCGGTTTGTATGCCGCGTCGCAGCTGAAGATCGAGAACATGCCGGACGTATCTTTTCCCGTAGTGCTCGTGTCGACGACCTATACGGGATCGCCGAAGGATGTTTTGGAGCAGGTGACGGATCCGATCGAGAAGAAGCTGGCCAATATCGAGGATCTGGACACGATGAGCTCGACATCGAGCAACAATTTTTCAAGCGTTATACTGATGTTCAAGCAAGACGTCGACACCGACAAAAAGAAGCAGGATATCGAAAGCCTGCTGCAGGAGGTGGATCTTCCCGACTCGGCGGGCACTCCCAAGGCATCGACCTTCGGGGCTGCCAGCGCGCCGTCGATTTATTTGGTTGTATCCGCCAAAGAAGGCATAAGCCAAACGGAGCTTGACAAGCATTTCGACGATACGATCAAGCCGGCCTTCGAATCTCTTAAAGGCATCGACCATTTGGATATCGTCGGGGCGCGCGAAACGAGCCTGGATATCGAACTCGATGCCGATGCCTTGAAGGTGTACGGTTTAACTCCGACGCAGGTAACCGGCGCGATCAGGGCTGCAGTGACCAAGAGCCCGGTCGGCAGCGTAGAAATCAGCGGCAACGAGAAAAATGCCCGGGTTACGGGAGATATCCAAAGCGTGATGGATCTCGAGCAGATCGAAATTACGGCGGGCACGGGCGATATCATCACACTTTCGCAAGTAGCCAAAGTGAAGGCGATCAACGAATCGGATTTCTCCAGCCGGTTTAACGGGCAGCATGCGATCGCCGTTGTCTTGTATAAATCGAGCAGCGCGAATGCGGTTGATTTTTCGAACGAAGTTGAAAAGCTGAAGGAAGAGTGGAAAACCTCGTTGCCTAACGTCGAATTAAAAACGACTTACGACAGTGCCGACGAAATCAGGGAATCCATCAACGGTTTGCTGAGGGAGGGGGTTGTCGGCGCGCTGCTTGCTGCGTTCACGATCCTTGTCTTTTTGCGGAATGTGCGAATGACCTTGATTGTGCTTGTTTCCATCCCCTTATCGATCCTGATCACGCTACTATTGATGTGGGAGTTCGGTTTGACGCTGAACACGATGACGCTGGGGGGCATTTTTATCGCCGTCGGACGCGTGGTGGACGACTCGATTGTCGTTATTGAAAATATTTACGCTTCCTTGGAAAAAGCGCAGGAAAGAAACGAATCTGTGATTCTATTGGCGACGAAGCAGGTGGCTATGGCGATCACGTCGTCGACTCTCGCGACTGTGGGCGTGTTCGCCCCGATCGGCATGGTAACCGGCGTGGTCGGCGGGTTTTTCAAACCGTTTGCGCTCACGCTTGCGTTTGCGCTTCTGTCTTCGCTGCTCGTTGCTTTGACCGTCATTCCGATGCTGGCGAAGCTGATGGTGCTCAAAGGAAAGCCGTCCAAGCATCAAACGCATCATGAAGCCCCGCAGGGCAAATTCATGACCGTTTACGAAAACATCCTGCACTGGTCGCTGAAGCATCGGTTCAAGTCGCTGCTGCTGGCCGGGGTGCTGTTCGTAGGCACCATTGCCGTCACGGTACCGCAATTGTCGGTTGCGTTTCTGCCGAGCGGCAAGGCTTCGAAATCGATGTATTTCGTGGTCAAGCTGCCGAACGAAACGGCGTTTGAGACGACAAAAGCGAAAACCGAGGAGCTGGAACAGCTGCTGAGGGATGCCAAAGACAGCCGGGGCAACACGCTTTTTACCTATGTGGAGGGGCTTGCCGGATTTAACGGAGACGATGATCAGCAAACGGCTTTCGCGGCGCAAATTTATGTGGAAGTAAACGATCAGGTTGACCCGGATAAAGTCAAGGAACAGGTGAAGCAGTTCATCGAGTCCGAGGTGCCGCAGGGCTCCGATGTGCAGGCCAAATCGATCGGCGGCGGAACGGGCGTGTCCAGCACAGACTTTTCCTACCGTCTGAAAGGCGACGACCAGGCCCGGTTGGAGCAGGCGGCGGCGATGGTCAAGGCCAAGCTCATGGAGTTCCCGGAACTGAGCGAAATCGAAGACAGCTTAAGCGACAAGAAAACCGAGGTGGAAATCACCGTCGATCAGAAAAAAGCGAGAGCCTACGGTCTGACGGCATCATCGGTGAGGGATGCGGCGATGACGTGGATTCAGAAGACAAACCTCGGCGATTTGGACATTGACGGCGACACGTACACGACGACCGTTTCGATGGACAAATCCGACAAAAATTCGATCGAGAAGCTGGGCAACATTCCTTTAACCAGCTCTTCGGGCAAGACGGTTTATTTGAAAGAAGTAGCCAAAGTGGAGCTGAAGCCTGCCGCGACTTCGTTAGGACGTGAAAGCCGGCAGCAGCTCGTCAGCGTAACGGCGAAAATCAACTCGGACAATAAAACCGCCGTCAGCGGTAAAGTTTCCGCCGCTTTGCGTTCGTTGGAGCTGCCGGATGGGATCAGCCGGGAAGTAAAGGGCGTATCCGCCGACGTCAACGAAAGCTTTTCCCAGCTTGGGATGGCGATGGTGGTCGCGATCTTTATGATTTACCTGATCATGGTTTTGGCCTTCGGCAACGCAGGCGCCCCGTTCGCGATTTTGTTCTCACTCCCGCTTGCCGCCATCGGCGGTTTGATCGGGCTGGTCATCACCGGCGAGGCGCTGAACATCACCTCGATGATCGGGTTCATGATGCTGATCGGCATCGTCGTGACCAACGCGATCGTGCTGATCGACCGGGCGCAGCAGCTTCGCGAGGAGGGCTACACCGTACGGCAGGCTTTGCTGGATGCGGGCAAGGTTCGGCTTCGCCCCATTATCATGACCGCCGGCGCAACGATCGTGGCTCTATTCCCGCTCGCTCTCGGGTTGTCGGGTGAAGGGGCTTTGATAGGCAAAGGACTGGGCGTCGTCGTGATCGGCGGTCTGGCTACATCCACGGTGCTGACTTTGGTGGTCGTGCCCATTGTGTATGAACTCATCGAGGAGTTCAAGGTCCGAGTCGGCAGGTTGTTTCATAGGGACAAGAAGCTGATAGAGCCCGCTGGTTCGATAGAAATATAAGGATGGAGGAGGCAGAGCGATGAAAAGGGTGGATATACAAAAAAAACGGAGCCGGTATTCGATGCTCCATACCATGGTTTTGCTGGGAGTGGTGGCCGCCGTCGCGGCGGGCTGCTCTCCTCCCGGCGGAGGTCCGGCCGGACCGGCGGAGGCGCAGCTTGCGACGAGACCGGTCAAGACGGAGCCGGTTGCGAGGCAAAGCATCGGCGCTCCTGTCGAGCAAGTCGCCGATGTCGTCTCGGGAACGACGGTCGATATCGTGCCGAAGGTCGGCGGAACGGTGGTCGAGCTTGTGAAGAAGCGCGGAGACTACGTGCATAAAGATGAAGTGCTGCTGCGTTTGGACAGCGTCGATGCGGAATCGGTTCGGCGGAAAAACGAGCTGTCCGTCAGAAGCGCCGAGGAATCGCTCAAAAAAGCGAAGGACGATCAGGCGAACAACCGCAAGGATTTGGCCGATTCGGTAACGAAGGCGGAGATGGCTTTCAAAAACGCCGAGCAGGATTACAACAAGCTCCGCAACGATTACGAGGACGGAAAAGCGACGAACCACCAGCTCGATCAAGCCAAGCAGCAGGTTGATACGGCGCGGATGAGTCTCGAATCGGCCAAAAACAAATTGGCCGCGAACGATAATTCGAATACGATCGCTTCCTACGAAACACAGCTGGAAACGGCGCGTCTGGCGCTCGAGGATTCGATCCGCACTCTTGAAAACTACAGTGTCAAAGCCCCGGCCAGCGGCCTATTGACCGATTTTACTCCGGTAGTGGGCCAGACGATCTCCTCCGGCAAGATCGGTCAAATCCAGCAGGTCGATCCGATCAAGATTACGACAGAGCTGTCCGAAACAAACTATCAGCTCGTAAAGAACAAGCAGGAGCTCGTATATTACAATCCGGATACTCCGGAGACGAAGGGGACGGCGAAAATCAGCTATTTGGCCCCGGTCATGAGCGCGCAAACCAAAACGTTTACCTTGGAGCTCGAAATAGCGAACCCGAACCTGGAAATTCAGCCGGGCAAAAGATACATGGTGCAGCTGACGACCGAAACGGAGCAGAAAGTGCCCGTGGTGCCTGCTTTGAGCATCATCCGCGAGGAATCGGACTCGTATGTCTTTATTTTGAAAGACGGAACTTATCAGAAGCGAAAAGTGAAGCTCGGGCGCATTAACGGACAGTATCAGGAGATTGCCGGCGGCGTCAATGAGGGCGAGCAGCTCGTCGTCTCCGGTCAGCATCAACTGAAGGACGGGCAGAAGGCGGACGAGCCGGCCAAGAGCGGGACCGGCGGCTCTGCGGCGGATACGAAACCGGTGAAATAACAATCGAGAAGGAGGCATCTCAATGAACAACCAGTGGAAACAAAGTATGGCAGCACTCATGATCGGCGCTCTGGCGGTTCAGGGAAGCTTGGGGCTTCCCGTCGTGCACGGGGAAGAAACGGCGGCTCAGATACAGCCGGCTTCCGAAGGCGCCAGCTATTATTTGACAAATACGATACAGGCCGCCGTCAAGAGCGCATCCGTGCAGTCG
The window above is part of the Paenibacillus hamazuiensis genome. Proteins encoded here:
- a CDS encoding efflux RND transporter periplasmic adaptor subunit, which translates into the protein MKRVDIQKKRSRYSMLHTMVLLGVVAAVAAGCSPPGGGPAGPAEAQLATRPVKTEPVARQSIGAPVEQVADVVSGTTVDIVPKVGGTVVELVKKRGDYVHKDEVLLRLDSVDAESVRRKNELSVRSAEESLKKAKDDQANNRKDLADSVTKAEMAFKNAEQDYNKLRNDYEDGKATNHQLDQAKQQVDTARMSLESAKNKLAANDNSNTIASYETQLETARLALEDSIRTLENYSVKAPASGLLTDFTPVVGQTISSGKIGQIQQVDPIKITTELSETNYQLVKNKQELVYYNPDTPETKGTAKISYLAPVMSAQTKTFTLELEIANPNLEIQPGKRYMVQLTTETEQKVPVVPALSIIREESDSYVFILKDGTYQKRKVKLGRINGQYQEIAGGVNEGEQLVVSGQHQLKDGQKADEPAKSGTGGSAADTKPVK
- a CDS encoding WD40/YVTN/BNR-like repeat-containing protein, encoding MNDVFQTSDGGKTWVEVGNPNEVYSEHLTGVGYSNKDVGFFGFRYYRDAGPEIYSTKNRGKSWEKLAVTLPEKFNEDYNKTPLSPVFNGKEGLYPILLTKREDGQAVGTICLSSIDGGLTWVYDEKYDKLQNK
- a CDS encoding efflux RND transporter permease subunit, encoding MTRMTLFSMKNVSALFIIMLLLFGSGLYAASQLKIENMPDVSFPVVLVSTTYTGSPKDVLEQVTDPIEKKLANIEDLDTMSSTSSNNFSSVILMFKQDVDTDKKKQDIESLLQEVDLPDSAGTPKASTFGAASAPSIYLVVSAKEGISQTELDKHFDDTIKPAFESLKGIDHLDIVGARETSLDIELDADALKVYGLTPTQVTGAIRAAVTKSPVGSVEISGNEKNARVTGDIQSVMDLEQIEITAGTGDIITLSQVAKVKAINESDFSSRFNGQHAIAVVLYKSSSANAVDFSNEVEKLKEEWKTSLPNVELKTTYDSADEIRESINGLLREGVVGALLAAFTILVFLRNVRMTLIVLVSIPLSILITLLLMWEFGLTLNTMTLGGIFIAVGRVVDDSIVVIENIYASLEKAQERNESVILLATKQVAMAITSSTLATVGVFAPIGMVTGVVGGFFKPFALTLAFALLSSLLVALTVIPMLAKLMVLKGKPSKHQTHHEAPQGKFMTVYENILHWSLKHRFKSLLLAGVLFVGTIAVTVPQLSVAFLPSGKASKSMYFVVKLPNETAFETTKAKTEELEQLLRDAKDSRGNTLFTYVEGLAGFNGDDDQQTAFAAQIYVEVNDQVDPDKVKEQVKQFIESEVPQGSDVQAKSIGGGTGVSSTDFSYRLKGDDQARLEQAAAMVKAKLMEFPELSEIEDSLSDKKTEVEITVDQKKARAYGLTASSVRDAAMTWIQKTNLGDLDIDGDTYTTTVSMDKSDKNSIEKLGNIPLTSSSGKTVYLKEVAKVELKPAATSLGRESRQQLVSVTAKINSDNKTAVSGKVSAALRSLELPDGISREVKGVSADVNESFSQLGMAMVVAIFMIYLIMVLAFGNAGAPFAILFSLPLAAIGGLIGLVITGEALNITSMIGFMMLIGIVVTNAIVLIDRAQQLREEGYTVRQALLDAGKVRLRPIIMTAGATIVALFPLALGLSGEGALIGKGLGVVVIGGLATSTVLTLVVVPIVYELIEEFKVRVGRLFHRDKKLIEPAGSIEI
- a CDS encoding sensor histidine kinase, whose translation is MIRSLYLRVALTFLLAVILGLTVAFFTTNYMFGDRFETMMQNNLDKAAQDISSTLVSMTMKEADSYLRSRRWLEGYYITLYDMSGNKTGYGSRPNQGEINNEAVRQVLGGQIVRDFSRGPIKQFVGYPLSLKEGSYAIFVQLNKPKLPDSFTQILLSVLTVTLIIGSLFVLVAARYLVLPLRLMTLAARRISGGNFDVKLRWLKRKDEIGELARSFSHMAGELKQLEQMRQDFVSGVSHEIQSPLTSIAGFSKLIRYHDLQGEERDQYLQIIQTEAERMSRMSENLLKLASLDSEHHPFHAEPYRLDEQIRKIILAQEPEWSGKELELFLTLPPAIIKADEDQMSQVWINLLHNAIKFTPPGGAIHISLELLLDSVQIGISDTGIGIAEDELPRIFDRFYKSDQSRQRGAGGNGLGLAIVRKIVDLHGGTITVKSDLGQGTVFRVTLPSGL
- a CDS encoding aldo/keto reductase; protein product: MEYVKLGNTGLDVSRLCLGCMSFGVAERWTHPWVLDEERSRPIIKRALELGINFFDTANVYSDGTSEEIVGRALKDYASRDEIVLATKVYFRMHQGPNGAGLSRKAIMSEMDKSLKRLGTDYVDLYQIHRWDYHTPIEETMEALHDVVKAGKARYIGASAMFAWQFLKALHAAEKHGWTRFVSMQNHYNLIYREEEREMLPLCMEEKIGVIPYSPLASGRLTRDWSETTHRSETDQVQKSKYDAMANTDRLIVERVAAIAEKHGVPRAQIALAWLLQKEPVTAPIIGATKMSHLEDAAAALTIKLTPEEMASLEEPYVPHPVVGPISMR
- a CDS encoding response regulator transcription factor; translated protein: MNKILVVDDDPFIRQLIRLTLRNEDMRILDSENGREALETLERTNVDMVILDIMMPYMDGWELCKELRLRYPELPLLMVTAKGESAHKIKGFQLGTDDYVVKPFDPMELAMRVKALLKRYKIHFSQTVQAGRLELNRKSYEVAENGNSHKLPPKEFELLYKLAGYPNQVFTRHQLLEQIWGMDYQGDERTVDVHIKRIRERFPAQTAGFEIATVRGLGYKLEPKP